In one Liolophura sinensis isolate JHLJ2023 chromosome 11, CUHK_Ljap_v2, whole genome shotgun sequence genomic region, the following are encoded:
- the LOC135478098 gene encoding proline-rich protein 2-like produces the protein MLEPGTPQSHPGENILGPGTPQSHPGENMLEPGTPQPCRGENMLEPGTPQSHRGKNMLEPGTPQSHPGENMLEPGTPQSHPGENMLEPGTPQPCRGENMLEPGTPQPSRGENMLEPGTPQPSRGENMLKPGTSHSHPSENMLEPGNSLSTQKA, from the coding sequence ATGTTAGAACCAGGAACACCTCAGTCACATCCTGGCGAAAACATATTAGGACCAGGAACACCTCAGTCACATCCTGGCGAAAACATGTTAGAACCAGGAACACCtcagccatgtcgtggcgaAAACATGTTAGAACCAGGAACACCTCAGTCACATCGTGGCAAAAACATGTTAGAACCAGGAACACCTCAGTCACATCCTGGCGAAAACATGCTAGAACCAGGAACACCTCAGTCACATCCTGGCGAAAACATGCTAGAACCAGGAACACCtcagccatgtcgtggcgaAAACATGTTAGAACCAGGAACACCTCAGCCATCTCGTGGCGAAAACATGTTAGAACCAGGAACACCTCAGCCATCTCGTGGtgaaaacatgttaaaaccAGGAACATCTCATTCACATCCTAGCGAAAACATGTTAGAACCAGGAAACAGTCTTTCGACACAAAAGGCGTAA